CGAATGCAGATTTTGAAGCAAGAATAAAATATTCCGGTTTTTCTTCATTGTCGATCAGTTCATCCAGTATTTCGAGAGCTTGAGAATATTTGCCTTCATTATGAAATTTTTGAGCATCAGGAAATGAAGTTTGTGCAGATAGACTGCTTACAATACAAAACAGAAAAATAGTTTTCATAATATCTCCTATAGTGAAAACCAAAACAGGTTATATTTAGTCATTAACAGGTAATATGTAATTCCGGTGAACATTAATATGCCAAAGGTGATGCGGTCAAATAACGATATATTCTTTTTCAACATATCTCTAATCATGACATAAAATTGCAAGGATAAAAGAATTAACATGATAATTGAAAGGTGGTAGATAATAATTGTTGCACTTGTTTCGTCTGTAACAAAATCTATATAATTTGCCAGGATATTTCTAAACAATAAAAGATGTAAAAAGAATAGCCCGGATATTAGTACGGATATGGTTTTACTTGCAAAGGTTTTATCATAACGATGCACAGTTTTCCGGATTTTTTTTATGATTAACACGATACCCCATAATATTGGCAGAGCGAAAAAGATAATCAGCATATAGCCGATTGTATTATCCAGAATTTTTCCTGTTTCAATAAATTTGAATCTTTCCAGGTAGACCGGCATATCCAGAATCAAATTTCCTTTTATGCCTTTAACACTGCCATCAGGATTTATATCAAACAAAATATATTTTCCCGAGTTTTTTTCCCTGAATTGTTTTTCAGTCTGATATATCCATTTATCAGGGCTTCCATAAAATTTGAAAAAACCATCGTCATTATAGTAAAGCACTTTGGTATTCGCATACAGCCCGCGCAAATAGTCGAGGTCTTTCCTGTTATAGCGGTTCCAGCGGTATGAGCCAGCATATCGTTCAGGATTAGCGATCTTTTTGTAGCCTATTGTGTCCGTTAATGAATTAGTTGTTAGTTTGAATGCTAGAGAATCAATTAGAGAAATAAGTGGCCGGTTCATTGATGTATTGGCACAAACATAAATCCCAATGGAGTCATTAATGATCGACATCTGGCTTGAAAAAGAGGGAAGCTGCCCACCAATATTCATTGATTTCAGATCACCTATCTTTTTCTCATACATAGATAACCCATATCCCTGAACTTGTGGAGAATAACGATGGTGGATCGTCAGCAGGTTCTTAATTGAGTTCGTGGATAAAATGTTTTGATTTAAAAGTTCTTTATTTCTTAACAAAAGCTGCATTAAGCGGCTCATATCATAAGGAGTGGCATTAATCATTCCGGCAGGGGAAAGGTTGCGATACAAAATGGTATTAAATTTTTCAAAACTACCGTCTGCTTTCTTTGTGTACGAGGGCATGATCCTATCTTGAAATGTATCTTCTTCATACACAAATGATTCGTTCATACCAAGCGGTTGCAGAATGAATTTTGTTATGTAGTCAAAGAATTTTTCATTTGAGACGCGTTCGACAATATAACCGGCAAGGGCAAAACTATAATTGCTGTAAAGGGTAATTTCGCCGGCAGGATAGATTTTATCCGGCATTTTTTCTTTTAAATATAAATTTAATGGCTGAAGCTGTTCAATGGAGGTGGTATAGGTCCCACGCGTTTTATCTTCAAAACCGGCGGTGTGTGTTAGCAGGTGTTTTAAAGTTATTGGTCTTCCAATCTTGTTTGGGATACTAAAATCAAGATATTTGTTAATATCCTCATCCAGATTTAAAAGCCCCTTTTCAACCTGCTGCAAAACCGCAATAGTCGTGAACAGTTTTGAAATAGAAGCTATCCGAAATACATCGCTTTTATGATTTATTTGTTTTTGGGATTTTATATCTGATACACCCGAATTGTTTACATAAACAATTGAATCAGAATTTGAGATTATTACAGAAAAGCCAACATATTCAGTATCTGTAAACATTCGCTCAATTAGAGTATCCAGAACTACGGAATTTACCGGAAGCTGTGCCGTTACAATCGAACAGAAAAATAAAATAATGTTTATAATTTTCACGATGTCCTCTTCATTTATGTCAGCGATATATTAAGAAGAGTTTGACATTTTGTTTCTTCATTTTCTATCGATTTTCTGAAGTCGATAGTTTTCGGAATTCTCTTGGAGACATATGAACAACTTTTTTAAAGGCTGTATTGAAAACAGAAATTGAGTTATAGCCAACTTCAAAAGCAATATCTTCAATTCGCATTTTTGGCCGGGCTTTAAGTATCTCTTTGGCCTTATTTACACGAATTTGATTTATATAATCAAAAAAATGTTTACCTGTATTGAAGTTGATTGCGCGGGAGATTTTATAATCTGCAATTTTAAGTTCTTTTTGCAGGGTTGAAATGGAAAGTAAATTATCTTTTAAACCTTCATTCTCTATCAGATATGAATTGATTTTCTCCATAATGATTTTTAGTTCTTTTTTCTCTTCAGCTTTTGGTGATTGTTTCGGTTTAACATCTGCGGTGATAACAAATGCAAGATATATTACTACACAATTTATATAAATCATATCCAGGTATACTGAGCTTAAATCAAAGTCAAAAATAAAACGGTACATTGAAATGAGCCAAATCCCTAAAAAGGATATCCAGATATAAATAACGGTTTGACGATTAGTTTTGATATTTTTTATAACTCCAAGCGACATCAGCAGATAGAAAAGTATATGCATCCTTCTCAATAATCCGTAAATAATTGAATCTATATGTCCGGAATTGATCATGGTTTGCAAGTAGCCATATTTTTCGTTTCCCGACATCAGGTAGATAGGAATCAGACTTAGGATAATAATTAGAAATGGCAGCAGGTGGATGGCATCTTTTTTTATAAAGGTGTTTTTTTGATGATACGATAAAATGATAAAATAGAGTAGGGGACCATAAAGAAAAGTAAGTGGTGTCTGAATTCTCAGTAAATGGGGAATTTCGGTCATTATATCGGTGAAAAATACCAGCGAGTTTGCCATATCCATTGCGATCAGAACCAACAAGGATGCAAAAATTTGTCCGCGAAAAGTGCGATGTTTGGGAATTAGGAACCTTATCGCCAGAAGCAAACTTTGAATAATTGTGTATGATGTTATGAGGAGTAAAAATGACATTGGGTAAGTACGGAGGTTTTGTTAGATAAGTTTAATTCAAATAGTTTTATCAAAAACACTTTGTTGTTTGGTCTTAGTAAATCCTGTTTTTTCATAAAAACATTTAGCTGAAATTTCCAGCTAACTATTTGCATGAGAGGATTAAACTGTGCAAAACTCCAAATCCTGAATAATGCTTCCGAGGTTTATTTATAACCACTATTACATTCCACTACTAAAACTATTATTATAAGAATTTACATATTAGATTATTGCAAGTAAACAATGGTTAATTGAATCGGTTAGTGTTTACTAAATATGGTCAAAATTGAAGTCAATTTATTATAGTATTCATCTTTTTTAGTTTTAGCAATTGAAGTCAAGAAATTCTTTTTGTTGTTAGCTATCTTCTTTCTAATGGAGGATAAATAGATGTTAAAAAAACATGTTGTAGCAGTGGGAAAAATGCAAAAATATATAGACTCTCACATCAATAAACCAATTACACTTTACAATCTTGCACAAACTTGTGGTTTTTCTCCCTGGCACGCATCAAGAGTTTTTAAGGAGCTTATTGGGAAATCACCTTTTGAATACATTCGGGCTTTAAGAATTACTAAAGCCGCTTTGAAACTAAGAGATGAAGATGTAAAGGTAATTGATGTGGCTTTTGATTTTGTTTTTGATACTCATGAAGGCTTTACAAGGGCCTTTTCCAATCAATTCGGAATCAATCCTATAACTTATAAAAAGCAGACTCCCCCTTTAAAACTGTTTATCCCTTTTCAAATTGAAGATACTTACCGTTATAAACAAAAGGAGGAAAGAGAAATGCATAAAGACAGGTCAAAAAAATCAAATAACGCCACAAGAACTGTATTTGTTCAGGTGGTTGAAAGACCACCAAGAAAGGTGATCTTAAAACGAGGAATTAAGGCTAAAGACTACTTTGAATATTGTGAGGAGGTTGGATGCGATGTTTGGGGAGTACTCATAAGCATTAAAGAGGCACTTTATGAACCGGTTGGATTATGGCTTCCGCCTAATCTGATAACCGAGAATACATCTCAATATGCGCAAGGGATAGAAGTTCCGATTGATTATTCGGGACAAATACCAGACGGATTTGATAGTTTTGATCTAAAGCCATGTAAAATAATGATCTTTCAAGGGCAACCTTTTAAAGATGAGGATTTTGAAGATGCAATTTCTGATTTATGGGAAGTAATGAAAACTTATAATCCTGAAATATATGGATTTAAATGGGCGGACCAGGATGCCCCACGTTTTCAAATGGAGCCGCAGGGTTATCGTGGATACATCGAGGGTAGGCCAGTAACAGTTGCCGGGAAAAGATAATGCATGATAGTTTAAATAATTATAAATGAGAAAATTAAAAAGGTGATTAAATGATACAGATTAAATTCAAGGTGATAGTTCTGACTATATTTTTAACAATAATATCATGCACTAAACAGGATGATATTGAACGATATTTACAGTTCAAAGATCATAGTGTTTATTATGAAGTACGCGGTAATG
The genomic region above belongs to Calditrichota bacterium and contains:
- a CDS encoding serine hydrolase produces the protein MKIINIILFFCSIVTAQLPVNSVVLDTLIERMFTDTEYVGFSVIISNSDSIVYVNNSGVSDIKSQKQINHKSDVFRIASISKLFTTIAVLQQVEKGLLNLDEDINKYLDFSIPNKIGRPITLKHLLTHTAGFEDKTRGTYTTSIEQLQPLNLYLKEKMPDKIYPAGEITLYSNYSFALAGYIVERVSNEKFFDYITKFILQPLGMNESFVYEEDTFQDRIMPSYTKKADGSFEKFNTILYRNLSPAGMINATPYDMSRLMQLLLRNKELLNQNILSTNSIKNLLTIHHRYSPQVQGYGLSMYEKKIGDLKSMNIGGQLPSFSSQMSIINDSIGIYVCANTSMNRPLISLIDSLAFKLTTNSLTDTIGYKKIANPERYAGSYRWNRYNRKDLDYLRGLYANTKVLYYNDDGFFKFYGSPDKWIYQTEKQFREKNSGKYILFDINPDGSVKGIKGNLILDMPVYLERFKFIETGKILDNTIGYMLIIFFALPILWGIVLIIKKIRKTVHRYDKTFASKTISVLISGLFFLHLLLFRNILANYIDFVTDETSATIIIYHLSIIMLILLSLQFYVMIRDMLKKNISLFDRITFGILMFTGITYYLLMTKYNLFWFSL
- a CDS encoding AraC family transcriptional regulator; translation: MANSLVFFTDIMTEIPHLLRIQTPLTFLYGPLLYFIILSYHQKNTFIKKDAIHLLPFLIIILSLIPIYLMSGNEKYGYLQTMINSGHIDSIIYGLLRRMHILFYLLMSLGVIKNIKTNRQTVIYIWISFLGIWLISMYRFIFDFDLSSVYLDMIYINCVVIYLAFVITADVKPKQSPKAEEKKELKIIMEKINSYLIENEGLKDNLLSISTLQKELKIADYKISRAINFNTGKHFFDYINQIRVNKAKEILKARPKMRIEDIAFEVGYNSISVFNTAFKKVVHMSPREFRKLSTSENR
- a CDS encoding helix-turn-helix transcriptional regulator, which codes for MQKYIDSHINKPITLYNLAQTCGFSPWHASRVFKELIGKSPFEYIRALRITKAALKLRDEDVKVIDVAFDFVFDTHEGFTRAFSNQFGINPITYKKQTPPLKLFIPFQIEDTYRYKQKEEREMHKDRSKKSNNATRTVFVQVVERPPRKVILKRGIKAKDYFEYCEEVGCDVWGVLISIKEALYEPVGLWLPPNLITENTSQYAQGIEVPIDYSGQIPDGFDSFDLKPCKIMIFQGQPFKDEDFEDAISDLWEVMKTYNPEIYGFKWADQDAPRFQMEPQGYRGYIEGRPVTVAGKR